CTAGCACCCTTTCTATCAAGAATACAGGGAATTTGAACTGAGAGTTTTTCAATGGGAGAACAGATTCACTATCCAATACCTTTTTATTGTCTCTAATTGTTACAGAGTTACATGAATATTGCAGGACTGGTGTTGAAGAAGCCAAAGAAATTCTCATTGTTGTAGAATACCATTGTTGCCGAAGATATTGCATGATATCGAAAACCTTAATTGTATTCATTCAGATATTGCTATCGCTGACGGGTATGCTTTTCttttccgttgcaacgcacgggcaattttcctatTTATAATAAAAATATTCAGATGTACTCCCTTCAGTCGGATTTAATCGATGCGGATAAAGAGCTGCACATGCATGTAATTAGCAGAGTGGGTGCGTCAATTAATTACGTCTGGAGGTAGTAGTTGGATCGTTGCAAAAAGAAAAGTGGCCGATAGAGCTACAGATACTGCTACGATAAAGCTTGAATTCGCTCAGATAAATGGGAGGTTCAACCCATTCGTGCAACCTTATAATCATACCAATCGATAAAATAGCTCAATATGCCGTTTTTTAATCGACATACAAAATGAGATGTTGTATTTGGTGCTTCTGCCTTTTCTCCTAACGTATTTTTTCTTCAAGATGTATTTTTTAACCGAGAAAAATCTATTATTCTTATACAAAGTGTGCATCAACATAAACTTTACGGGATTTGGCGCACATCTAATCTAGTTCGCATTATACACGCCGACTCTGCGGCTCCGACGCGACTGTGTGCCCCATCTCCCAACGGCCGACGCCGCTCCCCTCACCTCTACAGCACGCCCCCGCCGCTTGTCCCCGCTTCTCTCGGATTCCCTCAGGGTCAGGCGTCGTCTCCGCAGGATCGGAAGAGGCGTTGCGGTGGTCTTGGCCCTCCTACGCGCCGGCCGGGCATGGTGCTCCAGGCGCTCCACGGCAGTGACGGCGGCCACTGAACACTACCTGCACATGGCACGCATGGCGACCCAGTCAGTAACAGGATGCGGCGGACGCGCTCTGCCTCGAGAAGAACGAGCTCCGCCTTCGCCCTCTGCTACGTCCATCCCCCGGCAGCGACCTCCACCGCGGCCGCAGCCGACCTCGCCGTCGCCTCGCGCAGCGCCGCCGGAACACGGTCCAATGCACATCGACACAAGGGCTGACTAAACCCCTTTGGTAAGCACCCCTGTTCGACTGCTCCTCCTCTGCGCCCGCCATCTGCTCGATGGAATGCGGCGCCGACTAGagagctcgctcgctcgctcgttcCTCTCCCGCGTGTAATTTTCGGCCCGCTTTCTCATCCGGGCCTGTGGTTCTGCTGCTGCAGCATTACTTAACGAGGCTAACGAGTTTCCCCTTGCCCCTCACTCCTGGACTGGACTCCCCTCTGAGGGAGGTCGTCGACGCGGTCGCCAATTGCTGCTTGGAGTCGAGGGAAAAGGCCGCCACTGTGGAGGCCGTCCTAGTGTTTATGCGTCAAAAAGATATATGGTTTGGAGCATCATTGTATCATGATAGTAATGTAGATAGTAATCAAGGTTTGGAGCAGCTTGCATGTCGGTCGAGTTGTTGCAATGTAGATTTGTGAGATCAACTAGATAGCAGGTTATGTTGTGCTCTGACTTGCAAAATAAATTTGGACTGATGTGGTGCTAATTAGCCATTGTTATCTACCAACATAATTTGATTGAGTTATGTGTACAAATAGTGGATTTGCTCCAGATGACTTTTTAGTGGTTCACTTTCCCATGCAGGATCCATGTACCTCCCATTTTGTTCTTTGATTTGTCTTGTTCACTAAACAATGCGATGCATAGATTCTTGATTAAAACCTTTTGCATTGAATTACTTCTTGTCATCTTGTTCTTCCTCTTTTTAAACCTAATGTACGGAGTATATTATTGTGTTAAAATGACTGCATGTGGAATAATGAACCAAAAGTATTTGGTTCTGCTGGAAGATGTTCTGAGGACCATAATTCTCTGTAATGAGTTTGTTCTGAATATAATATAAGCTTTCTTTTTGTCTCATTTTTTTGTACGGACTAATTGTTTTGCTATGATGGGATATAAGGAAATAGACTTCCCCACATATATTAATGATGTACTTTACATTGTTGTGGCCACTGAAACTTCTTTTGTTACATAGCTGCGTATGAACTATGAAACAACAAGGCCTTGAAGGCCATAGAGACCTAAATTTTGCTTCATTTCCTGGTGAGTTTACCTTGCTACATGTTAGGTAGTATACCCAATACTCTTTCTTGGTGCATTTCGAGATTATCATTTAGCGTTTAACGATCCATCCTGTACAATAGTTGTGTTGTTCATGCTGTTTTTCTTACAGCTCACTGGAAGGCTTTTGTTCAAGGAGGTACTTCTGTCCTAAGGTGACCGGCTGCCTTTGTTTGCCGCAAATTCAGGTTTGCTTCCTCCCTATCTATCAATATCTTTCATCCTAAATTCAAGCAGCCATCATTCAAAGTCCACATGGTTGATCTACACCTTAGGAAAGATGCACATTACCCTAGACTTATTGTATCTTCTCCAAGTGCAGTATCAGTTCTTATCCAGGCAAAGCTTTATACAAATGTTTATATGGTATCAGGATTTAATAAAAATAACACTAGAGGGCTTTGTCCTACTGTTTATGTGTCAAAAAGATATATGGTATCAGGTCACTACGTTTTCAGAGCTAAACAGAGACAGTTTATGTACTAGGCAAACTACAGACTCTTTTCCATGTCAACTTCATTCGCAAATAGCAGAAGGGCATGGTTACCGTAGTTTAGATCGAGCACCCCAATTGGAAGTTGTAACTACTGATGTGCATGTTCCTTATAGCTTAACATTGTTGTCAGTAACTAAATTGAAAAGCCATACTTAACACAAGTGATGTGAATTTTCATGCATGTTTTAATACTTTTTTTTTCCGGTAGTGTAGTAGGATATCAGTTATTTTTTCACATAAAAATGTTTACTAGATCGTACATCTATTTCAGTATTCTTATGTTTTCTTAGTTGCAAAACTGCAGATGCATCTCACCCTGGATTTGTAAAACGGGAATGTAGTAAGTGGTGCTTGCTTCCAGCTTCCGACTAGAGGATGACATGACAAGTTTCTAAAGCCATGACATATACAACATAGAGTTAGGTCTCCAACTCTTCCAAGCTACCAGTTGCTTTATTAGGTAAGCTCCTCTAAAGTTCGAGCATACTGTAGTGTTCCCAGCAAAACCCTGAATCCACCTAGAGCATGCTTTAAAATGAGAATTCATGTTCGTTCTGGGAAAGAAGTTCACATACAGCTCAGGTTCCACTAATCCGCATGCAAGAGAATTTTATAAGAACACTTTTGTTCTATCTAAGAGTAGCTGTATTACTGTGCCATCCTGCTACCATTACCACTAGGCAATTTTCTTCGCTGTTTAGGAGCATGTTATAAGTCGATGCTTGAGCGTATTACAGACATATTAGCAGCAAAAGACACTATGTAATCTTGTGTATGGTGCATTTAGTGAGCCAGAACATAAACTGCCTCTTTGCATATATAATTAGTTTAATGTGAACAACACTAGTGCCATTATCTTATGAGTTAAGACATATCAACCCAGTTTGTAGGTCAGTTGTACTGTGTATTATTAGCACTATTTGTTATGGATTTACAGTTTGATATGCTGCTATGGATATACATGTGCATGTCGTAGTCTTTTTtctgaaacggaggcaaaagctttgccccatctattaattaagaagaagttgCTCAGTTTTTAGGAGAAACCGAGCGAAAACCTACAACAACAGGGCTAAGCCCATACCAACATCACACCTACAAGAGAAAAACATCGAAAGAATGCAACCTCTAAACCAACTAGAACCGACACACAAGAGCACAACGTCGCACTCAACCGGCCCTCTTCCTTCTTATGCTCCTGATAGATACTCTCTTGAGAGACTTCTGCACCCTCTTGAACATATCCTCCGAGGCCTTCCCCGCCAAGACGCAGTCAATGTCCTTGCCATATCCAGGGCTAGCCGCCTCCAAACTAGCGAGCAAGCCGCAAAGCTCTTTTGTAAAAAGGGCCTCAGAACTAGGCGCCAACACTGCTCCACAGTCCAAAGAGGCGAGGGAATGGCAAGGCTCCAACTGTGGTGGCGGGGGTGTCATGGCCACCTCCAAGGTCTCAAAAGAGCATAACGCCTTTGGAAGCACCGCAGGAGAATCACCAAGCAACTCATGCCGCTATGGCGTGATCTGCAACACCGGAGCCAAGGTCTCGTCTATGCCCTCGCTCTCCGAGGCAGCCGACACAACAGGTTGCAGCGACTGGCCGGGGCTGCCACGAGGAGAGAAACAGCTGTAGAGATATTCTTCCTCGACCACAGATGACTTCTCCTCAACAGAGCCAAGTGCAAGTGAAACCTGCACGGTGGCGAGCTCATGTCCACCTGAAGAACATGCCTCCGTCGGCTCCAACGAATCACCAACATGTGCCAACAACAACTTGAGGCTTGCCACCTCCTCACGGAGGGGGCGAGTCGCCTCCTCGACGCGCGTAGCAACCAACTGGGTGAGCTCCATGCGTAGCAAGGAAAGCTTGCACTGAAAGCGGGAGTCCAAACCAGCGTTGACATTGAACTATGGTAGTCATTATTTTAAATGTGATGGAACAGCTGGCGTACTATGGTAGTCTGTCCATTTCACTCTGGGATACCTTGTAGGCACGGCAGTACCAAAAAGCTTGTTCACACGCAAGGAAAAATGTATCTTCCCCTCTCActataaaaaaaaaaatcatcatgTCCCTGACATCATCTGTGATACACTGTAGCCGACCAGGGGGTATTTGGCTGTCCGGAATGTCTATATATACCCTTGTAGGATAAACTGCATCTTTCTCTCATGCAAAACATCTCAGGAGATCTCAGGATGGATCTTGCCGTATCTGCTGTCACGGATGATATCGCGAGTCGACTGATTACTTTTCTGATGAACAAGCACACAGAACACGTATCGTCCTCGGAGGAGAAGGTGGAGAGGTTACAGCAACTGTTGCTGAGAGTTCGCCTGGTAATCGAGGAGGCGGGGTAATCGAGGAGGCGGGCTTGCGgtacatcaacaaactcttgtatGCTCACATAGCTGAAGACGCTAGCGGCAACCATATCAATATCCAAGACTGTATTTACAAACGGATGGAGCAATAAAGATTATAACCTAAAAAATCCATAGAAATCCTTTGAATTAAAAGGTCTTACAAATGCACTGCTGAACGTTTCCTCCCAGGCAGAGGGGTATCTTCAGCCACACCTGGAGCACAACTTGGAACGAAATGGACAAATGAAGTGTAAGGTGGCACCCTTGATTCCCAACTAATGACGTTGAAAGCACCTTGTGGCCTAGCTCCAGGATCCACCACCAGATCCCCAAGCCTCACGTTCGGTAGCAGTTGCCTTTCCTCTGTAATCTCAGTTCGGCTGCTGCCAGTGGTACAAGACGGTAGGATGAGGAGTGGAGAAGAAGGATGCAAGAAGAAGTCTCTAGCATCTATCTGATGGCATCTCAGAACGAGCAACCGTGGGTGCTCCCCGAACATGGAGAAGTTCCTCTCAACAAATCTTCTCATCCTGCTCAACATGCAGAGCCAGAAATGGATATTAAGATTCCTTCGCATCACGTCAGCGAGCAAGTTAGCAGCAACAAGCGACCAATCAGACTGCATCTCCCTGGCCACCTCGTCTGCTATCCGTGCTAACTGCGGGTGTTGTGACGGGTCCACGCTCCCGAATGCGAGTGTCTTGAAGAGGTAGCTGAACTCCTCGTATGGCAGGGTGTTGAGGAAGATTGGCTTGAATGTTCCCAGTTTCTCTGAACTTTTAGACCGGCTGACAATGATCACCTTGCTTCGATTGTCCATGCTTGCCAGGGTTGAACAAAACTTGGCCGAGACCTCCTGGTCAACATGGGCAATAAGCTCAATAACTAACAATACTTTCCCTGACAAGAGACTGCTGTGGTCTGCGATTCTACAAAATGAATCCCCATTCAGGTGCAAAATCGAAGAGAAGTGTGAGCTAACCCTCTCATCCTTGCATACATGGGCAACCAGAGTCCTCTTGCCAACCGCAGGACCACCAATGATCGGGATGACAGCCGGTGCACCACCAGGAGAGCCGTGCTGCAACAAGAAGTTCAGGAGCTTTTGCTTTTCGGCGTGGCGTCCAAATATGATGTTGTCGTTGTAAAGATACGCGTCGTATGGTCGACGCAGCATACGGTCGAATCCACCCAAAATAATGACAAACTCCTTCATGCTAGAAACGGCATCATCTAAGCTCTCCAACGCACCTTGCAGCTCGAGAAGGTATGTTGCCTTCTTCTTTCTAGCACTGCCATGAAACGTGCGAAGTCGTTTGGGAGGAGATGAGTTCCTAACCTCGATGGGAGTGTCTTCGAGTGACCTGTACCTGAACGCCCCTAGTGCCCAGTAGCCTCGGTACAGGGCCCC
This Lolium perenne isolate Kyuss_39 chromosome 1, Kyuss_2.0, whole genome shotgun sequence DNA region includes the following protein-coding sequences:
- the LOC127327283 gene encoding uncharacterized protein, producing the protein MELAISTVTGELVSRFLSLLVKKYHSSRAYSEEKQMKRLEQLLLRARTVVEEADGRYITNSGMLEQLNMLAGALYRGYWALGAFRYRSLEDTPIEVRNSSPPKRLRTFHGSARKKKATYLLELQGALESLDDAVSSMKEFVIILGGFDRMLRRPYDAYLYNDNIIFGRHAEKQKLLNFLLQHGSPGGAPAVIPIIGGPAVGKRTLVAHVCKDEREVSAKFCSTLASMDNRSKVIIVSRSKSSEKLGTFKPIFLNTLPYEEFSYLFKTLAFGSVDPSQHPQLARIADEVAREMQSDWSLVAANLLADVMRRNLNIHFWLCMLSRMRRFVERNFSMFGEHPRLLVLRCHQIDARDFFLHPSSPLLILPSCTTGSSRTEITEERQLLPNVRLGDLVVDPGARPQGAFNVISWESRVPPYTSFVHFVPSCAPGVAEDTPLPGRKRSAVHL